GTATGCGTTCAGTGGCCATTTTCCAGTAAGACGCTCCTTCAAAATCCTGCAGTAAGCATCGGGGCAGCTTAAAAACCTTGATTTCTAACTTCGGGTTATAGCCAAGCAACTGGTAGTTTCTGTGCTCAATCAGATCCTACTCATCAGCTCATTCCGAAAGCAGAGATTGTTGAAGACACCGAGGGGTACGACCAGATGTCTGAACATTGCTGCCCACTGTCAACTTCGACGTGGCTGTGGATGTGGCTGTGTGGGCAGTGGGATGGGACAGCCCAGCAGTTCCGCAGGGGGGAGGAACGCCCTGTTTGGGGAAGGCGGGTGAAGCTGGGCTGCTCCCCTGGGATTGGGCACAGACTTTGGAGGCAGCAGTGGGTCACTGGTAAGCCAGTCAAGGCGCAGAGTTGGACGGGAGGGTGCCTGGGGGAAGACAAGGGGAAGGGTGCCATCACGTGGGACTGGGAGGAAGTGCCAGCACCTCAGCTCTCAAGGAACCCTGGGACTCGGGTACGAGGAGCCTAGGTTAGTAACGCCCACAGACAGTACCCGGGATCCTTCTGTGTGCTTCCTGGCAGACGTCTTGCCACTGATAAACGAACTCGGTCAGAAGGTCGGCCACGGgctgggatgggtgggaagagcgGGACCGTATGAGAATTCAGACCAGGGTCTGGTCTCCGCCCTGTCATGCAGCCATGTGATCCTGGGCAAACGACCTGGCCCCGTGAGCCCGGGTTCCCCGAGTGTGAAGTAGTGGTTTAGGCAAGCTCTGGCCTGCAGGACGGCAGGGTTGTCTGACGCACGTAAAGCACCTCGCACAGTGCTGGGCACGTGATGGAACTTGGGTGAAAGCAGGATGTCCTTTGCATGCCAGGCCCTCCCACTCTGCTCTGGGATTTTGTGTCTATGTTATGCAGGTCAGACTAGAGAGTTTGCACCTTAATGGCACCAGAAAGAGCTTGTCAGCCAAAAATCATTTCGGAAATAAAACGCCAACAAACATACTCAATTTGGAGACATGTGGTCAAATTCAGGAGACTTCCCCAGTGCATACAGCCAGCCCAAAGCTCCAAGAACAGATTCACGGGCCAactgcctccttcctcctcctcctcttccagtGGAACCACATCTTGATTCATTTCACCCCCATGCCATCTCTAGGGCAGGATCACACGTGGCTAAATTAACTGCAGTGTAACTAACATTGAAACACAGTTAATGCTATGTGCTGTAGCCCTCCCCGGCCAGGGAGAAAAGGGCCTGACCACTGACTTCTGGGCATCACTTCAAGGGCAGGGCCCTTATGACTCTAGAAATGCTTGCAGATGATAGATATGCGATACCTAGGGCGACGGGCGCTGTCTTCAATGGCATTGGGGTGAGTGCCCAGGGCAACCCCCTTGCCGCCCCCAAGGAGACCTCACATCCTCCTCATACCAGGGAAGACAGGCATTAGCGGTGCTATCTTTGACCTTGGCCATAAACTCCAGGACTTTGTCCATGTCGGTTTCCATGTGAGCCCTGCGGCCCCAGAGCAGGTGGAAGTGAGTGGGATCGCTGTCGGGCACCTGCTGGTACTCCAGGTACTGCTCCTGCACCCAGACCCGAGTGATGAGCTCCCTGGGGTCCCCGAAGATGACATGCTCCCTCCCGGGACACATCACCATGACACCCAGCATCCCCCACACTTTTTCCTCAGGGGCCCAGTCACCCTCCATGTAGATTATGGTCAGGAGAAACAGCAGGAGGCTGCTCTTGGGCAGGCTGTGCTCATAGCTCAGCTGCCCGCTGTACGTGAGGCCCGGGGCTGTGACCAGGATGTAGGAGTGGTCGCTGGGATCCACTTCCTTCACGTCGATGCCAAAGGCCAGCTGCAAGCACTCGGAGATGCAACTGAAGATCACAGGGAACTGGTCCTGGTGATCCAGGCCCAGCACCTCCGGCATCTCTACCCTAGTGGTGGTCCGCTCCATGGTGTGGTACTTGAGGAGCAGGAAGGCCACCAACTGAGGTGCGTTGTCATAAATCACAATActgggaaaggaactgaggacCTGTGAAGTGCCCAGACCCGCCTCCACTGTGCTGCCGGAGCCACCATCGGATTGTGTCGATGGCACGGAGACAGAGACAGTGGGGAAGCGGCAGGCACGCTCAGGGCCCCGGAGGGGACTCAGGGTTGCTGAAATGGTAGAAACCTCTTCTTCACTGCTTGAGAGGTGAGGAAAGCAAGAGGAAGATAAGGAGGCGGATGAGGACatggcggaggaggaggaggaggacgtggaggaggaagaggaagaaacgtCCTCTGTCGCCGCAGGGTCCTGTGCAGCCACAGGGATCTGGTTCTCCGAAATGGACAGGTCTTCCTCTGACATGAAGTGCTGTCACTTCAAAGGACAAGGCATGACCTGTTGAGCagctggagggaaggagaaagagcaggAGGTGGGTGCTGCGGACCCTGGCGCCTGGGGGGAGAGGGAGCGTCAGAGGCCTGGGCACAGACACAGGCCCCTGGCAGCCCATACACAGGCTGCTTCCAGGGCTCCTCTTTGGGGGTGAGCACCTGCCTCCCAGGGGTCTCCCCTGCTACAGGTGCACCCCGGGGCTCTGGTGCTGGGCGACGGGGACCCTCTGTCTGGGGTAGGAGAGCCCTAGGAACACAGGTTGGGGGCCCCACCTTGACTCCTGGCTTGGCCTGGGCCTCTGCGGGTCTGCGACCTCAGGACAGGTGCCTCACACCAAGGCCTTCTTCACCTGCCGGTTCCTGGATTCCCTGAAAGAGGTCATGAGGGGGTGCCAGGACTGCCATCCCAGCTCTGGGCTCCCAGTGCCGACAGGAGGGGTGGTCCTGTCTCTGTGTGATCCTGGCCTGACCTCCCAGGATGGACCTCAGGGGCAGATATGCTTGGGGTCACCCGTTTCCTAGACAGGGTCCGTTCAGTCCTCACCCACATTCCTGGGCACCCCTCTGTCCACCTGAAGCCACACTCCTCACACCACAGCCCTCACCTCTGGAAGAGTCCCCACAGCAGGGGACAGGGAACAACTCATCTGCTTATCCTGTTCTGGGGCCTCACAGCACCAAGCCCAGGGGCCCAGGTACCATGCATCTTTAAGCTCTGAAGTCCTTAGGCTTCCCTCAGGGTCCTCACTCTGCCTCCCATTAGGACCAGGGTCCTCCCCTCTGCCGACGGGAGGCACTGTTCCTGAAGCGAGTCCCCAGTGCCTCTGAGACCTGGATGCGGAAGTCAGGCAAGGTACACGGGTCTCTTCACCCTGGAGCTTCCCAATCAGACTCTTTTAGGGGGACCAGCGCTCCTCAGTCATCCCGCAGAGTCCTCATCTTGCTtcccagcagggcctgggcccTCCCCTCCGCTGCCCTGACGTCTGCCCCTTAAGCTAGTGTCCCATCCCTCCGAGGCCCAATGAGGAAGTCAGAAGTCACCACCAAGTGTCCACCTGCACTCTGGCTTCTCAGGACCGAGAGGAGGAGTGGCTATCTGTGGGGTGTCCTCTATTCTGGGCGGGAGTCCTTCAGTCTGCCCTGCACAGCGACACTGGACTCCCTTAGTACTGGGCCCCTCCCCTTGCCCAAGGGCGGTCCTGCTCCTTAAGCCAGTCCCCAGTTCCAGTTCCTCTGAGGCGCGGAGGAGGAAGTTAGGGGTGACAGGCAGGGGCGGCTCGCCTGgggccccttcccctcctccctcagggTCCTCACCCCCAATGCGGGCACGGCCTGTGATCCTGTGAATGTTGACCAGGGCCGTCATGTCCGACCAAGGCCCTCCCTAACCTGACACACCCCCACGGGACGTCTGCAGTCGTCTCAATGGGTCACCAAACCGGGGGTTCCCTGGGCAGACGACTGCGCCTGAGGTGGGCTCCGGGGACGCCCTCggccctccctcctggcctcccgTTGACCCCCGGTGTGTCcggcccccgcccccagcccaccTGGGTTCCCGCCTCAGACCAAGGCCTTCATGCTCACAATTCAAAATGGCAGGAGGGGCATCGGTATGGCATGTGGGAGGCGGTGCCCAGCCTGAGGACCCTCCCAGGGCCTCTTTGAGCAATGGCATGACCCCCTGGATTCTTGGCCGGGGGCCCTCAGGCCTCCCCCCGGTTCTACCTGGAGTCCTTCCGTGTGACCTGAATCTGGCGTCCGACACCGAAGCCGTCCTGACCCTCAGGCCTGCCTGGTGGAAGACTAATGATGTCACATTCGGATGCTGGGACTGAGCGCGCCGTGGAGGCTGCCAGGATCCCTGCACAAGGATTCCGGGGGGTCCTAGCTCCTGACTCTGGACACCCTTTAAACCCTGCCTTCTACCACCTGCCGTTGCTCACGAGGCCCAGGGCTCTGCCTCCTCAGGTCCTTAGTGG
This DNA window, taken from Manis pentadactyla isolate mManPen7 chromosome X, mManPen7.hap1, whole genome shotgun sequence, encodes the following:
- the LOC118913352 gene encoding melanoma-associated antigen 10-like; amino-acid sequence: MSEEDLSISENQIPVAAQDPAATEDVSSSSSSTSSSSSSAMSSSASLSSSCFPHLSSSEEEVSTISATLSPLRGPERACRFPTVSVSVPSTQSDGGSGSTVEAGLGTSQVLSSFPSIVIYDNAPQLVAFLLLKYHTMERTTTRVEMPEVLGLDHQDQFPVIFSCISECLQLAFGIDVKEVDPSDHSYILVTAPGLTYSGQLSYEHSLPKSSLLLFLLTIIYMEGDWAPEEKVWGMLGVMVMCPGREHVIFGDPRELITRVWVQEQYLEYQQVPDSDPTHFHLLWGRRAHMETDMDKVLEFMAKVKDSTANACLPWYEEDPVADLLTEFVYQWQDVCQEAHRRIPGEQPSFTRLPQTGRSSPLRNCWAVPSHCPHSHIHSHVEVDSGQQCSDIWSYPSVSSTISAFGMS